From a single Ciconia boyciana chromosome 11, ASM3463844v1, whole genome shotgun sequence genomic region:
- the LOC140657967 gene encoding uncharacterized protein isoform X1, with protein MAAAAAAAAEAALRTQLSVPPLGLPVTAPASGLRGLSVPGLALLAAWGREGTGGALAGCGQELPRLKLERPEKGKEEDVEGQPAGSCLPLQARESLPLRVKDSQVTGVTEWEGRKEKEVSELANSPSSAKSKSCGGGQPSDRSYRIGREERRRKKCLNWQILLAAPRARAAPVVKPMVRQAVPCSPWRSTVEQTCTCSLWRTPRRSRWMCLKKAVTPWRACAGTGSCQHLWSRREEPTLEQAPGRTRGPMGRTPHWSRKRA; from the exons atggcggcggcggcggcggcggcggcag aggctgcgcTGAGGACGCAGTTGTCCgttcctcccctggggctgccggtgacgGCACCCGCCTCCGGCTTGCGtgggttgtctgtgcctggcctggctctcctcgcggcGTGGGGGCGAGAAGGGACGGGCGGAgcgcttgctggctgtggacaggagctgccgcggctgaagctggagaggccagagaaaGGTAAAGAAGAAGATGTTGAAGGCCAGCCGGCCGGGAGCTGCCTCccgctgcaggcaagagagagcctgcctctccgG GTGAAGGACAGCCAAGTGACCGGAGTTACAgaatgggaagggaggaaggagaaagaagtgtCTGAACTGGCAAATTCTCCCAGCAGCGCCAAAAGCAAGAGCTGCG GTGGAGGACAGCCAAGTGACCGGAGTTACAGAataggaagggaggagagaaggagaaagaagtgtCTGAACTGGCAAATCCTCCTGGCAGCGCCAAGAGCAAGAGCTGCG cccgtggtgaagcccatggtgaggcaggctgtcccctgcagcccatggaggtccacggtggagcagacatgcacctgcagcctgtggaggaccccacgccgcagcaggtggatgtgcctgaagaaagctgtgaccccgtggagagctTGCGCTGGAACAGGCTCCTGTCAGCACCTGTGGTCCCGtagagaggagcccacgctggagcaggcccCTGGCAGGACCCGTGgccccatgggaaggaccccacactggagcagaaaaagagcatga
- the LOC140657967 gene encoding uncharacterized protein isoform X2 — translation MAAAAAAAAEAALRTQLSVPPLGLPVTAPASGLRGLSVPGLALLAAWGREGTGGALAGCGQELPRLKLERPEKGKEEDVEGQPAGSCLPLQARESLPLRVKDSQVTGVTEWEGRKEKEVSELANSPSSAKSKSCGGGQPSDRSYRIGREERRRKKCLNWQILLAAPRARAAPMEVHGGADMHLQPVEDPTPQQVDVPEESCDPVESLRWNRLLSAPVVP, via the exons atggcggcggcggcggcggcggcggcag aggctgcgcTGAGGACGCAGTTGTCCgttcctcccctggggctgccggtgacgGCACCCGCCTCCGGCTTGCGtgggttgtctgtgcctggcctggctctcctcgcggcGTGGGGGCGAGAAGGGACGGGCGGAgcgcttgctggctgtggacaggagctgccgcggctgaagctggagaggccagagaaaGGTAAAGAAGAAGATGTTGAAGGCCAGCCGGCCGGGAGCTGCCTCccgctgcaggcaagagagagcctgcctctccgG GTGAAGGACAGCCAAGTGACCGGAGTTACAgaatgggaagggaggaaggagaaagaagtgtCTGAACTGGCAAATTCTCCCAGCAGCGCCAAAAGCAAGAGCTGCG GTGGAGGACAGCCAAGTGACCGGAGTTACAGAataggaagggaggagagaaggagaaagaagtgtCTGAACTGGCAAATCCTCCTGGCAGCGCCAAGAGCAAGAGCTGCG cccatggaggtccacggtggagcagacatgcacctgcagcctgtggaggaccccacgccgcagcaggtggatgtgcctgaagaaagctgtgaccccgtggagagctTGCGCTGGAACAGGCTCCTGTCAGCACCTGTGGTCCCGtag
- the LOC140657967 gene encoding uncharacterized protein isoform X3: MAAAAAAAAEAALRTQLSVPPLGLPVTAPASGLRGLSVPGLALLAAWGREGTGGALAGCGQELPRLKLERPEKGKEEDVEGQPAGSCLPLQARESLPLRVKDSQVTGVTEWEGRKEKEVSELANSPSSAKSKSCGGGQPSDRSYRIGREERRRKKCLNWQILLAAPRARAAPVPAPRRICWSKLSPSATLVAPL, from the exons atggcggcggcggcggcggcggcggcag aggctgcgcTGAGGACGCAGTTGTCCgttcctcccctggggctgccggtgacgGCACCCGCCTCCGGCTTGCGtgggttgtctgtgcctggcctggctctcctcgcggcGTGGGGGCGAGAAGGGACGGGCGGAgcgcttgctggctgtggacaggagctgccgcggctgaagctggagaggccagagaaaGGTAAAGAAGAAGATGTTGAAGGCCAGCCGGCCGGGAGCTGCCTCccgctgcaggcaagagagagcctgcctctccgG GTGAAGGACAGCCAAGTGACCGGAGTTACAgaatgggaagggaggaaggagaaagaagtgtCTGAACTGGCAAATTCTCCCAGCAGCGCCAAAAGCAAGAGCTGCG GTGGAGGACAGCCAAGTGACCGGAGTTACAGAataggaagggaggagagaaggagaaagaagtgtCTGAACTGGCAAATCCTCCTGGCAGCGCCAAGAGCAAGAGCTGCG ccagttccagctccAAGACGGATCTGCTGGTCAAAGCTGAGCCCGTCAGCAACGctggtagcgcctctgtga
- the LOC140657967 gene encoding uncharacterized protein isoform X4, translating to MAAAAAAAAEAALRTQLSVPPLGLPVTAPASGLRGLSVPGLALLAAWGREGTGGALAGCGQELPRLKLERPEKGKEEDVEGQPAGSCLPLQARESLPLRVKDSQVTGVTEWEGRKEKEVSELANSPSSAKSKSCGGGQPSDRSYRIGREERRRKKCLNWQILLAAPRARAASSAELLLNCCKSPM from the exons atggcggcggcggcggcggcggcggcag aggctgcgcTGAGGACGCAGTTGTCCgttcctcccctggggctgccggtgacgGCACCCGCCTCCGGCTTGCGtgggttgtctgtgcctggcctggctctcctcgcggcGTGGGGGCGAGAAGGGACGGGCGGAgcgcttgctggctgtggacaggagctgccgcggctgaagctggagaggccagagaaaGGTAAAGAAGAAGATGTTGAAGGCCAGCCGGCCGGGAGCTGCCTCccgctgcaggcaagagagagcctgcctctccgG GTGAAGGACAGCCAAGTGACCGGAGTTACAgaatgggaagggaggaaggagaaagaagtgtCTGAACTGGCAAATTCTCCCAGCAGCGCCAAAAGCAAGAGCTGCG GTGGAGGACAGCCAAGTGACCGGAGTTACAGAataggaagggaggagagaaggagaaagaagtgtCTGAACTGGCAAATCCTCCTGGCAGCGCCAAGAGCAAGAGCTGCG
- the LOC140657965 gene encoding uncharacterized protein isoform X1 produces the protein MRGSRAAAPTFGRRAAAARAGRAPPRMRGPRGAVPTLGRRASAEGRCGGTGNKRWTKRLRKRTCFQKDTAAFCQSLLKKQRRCKPLAWQCCQGPEKSTTAKYMNFFEQTQVLSSLAGVPRWETHPEIWEWLQAVPMLEKRQKGRATFKCLLRRPDSVPSGCGSWPGGRRSWRWHYLLQGCFLSVSPEEATGQAAALPHVLAFWPSEFCLVGQPIPKGQSVPLSTSTGGKQRTSWLYQRCCKLTSGAQDGLTSRFAPPDAVGETTTSLPNPQRTTSVLSSQDVQRRCTAATVVFLLLAVLLCSVVVWRRRKRKEHLSTASGAQLGTDACP, from the exons atgcgcggctcccgAGCTGCAGCGCCGACTTTTGGTcgccgggcggcagcagcgagggcGGGGCGcgcgccaccgcgcatgcgcgggcCCCGCGGTGCAGTGCCGACGCTCGGTCGGCGGGCGTCAGCAGAAGGGCGTTGTGGTGGTACGGGAAACAAG aGATGGACCAAGAGGCTGCGGAAAAGGACGTGTTTCCAGAAGgacacagcagctttctgccAGTCCCTGCTGAAGAAGCAGAGGCGATGCAAGCCACTGGCATGGCAG TGCTGTCAAGGCCCAGAGAAGTCCACCACGGCAAAGTATATGAATTTTTTCGAACAGACTCAGGTACTGAGCAGTCTTGCTGGGGTCCCTAGGTGGGAGACACATCCTGAAATCTGGGAGTGGCTGCAAGCGGTGcccatgctggagaaaaggcagaaggggAGAGCAACGTTCAAGTGCCTCTTGAGAAGGCCTGACTCCGTTCCCTCAGGGTGTGGGAGCTGgcctggggggaggaggagttGGAGGTGGCACTACCTGCTGCAGGGATGTTTTTTGTCCGTGTCCCCCGAAGAAGCAACTGGTCAAGCAGCTGCGCTCCCCCACGTGCTCGCCTTCTGGCCTTCTGAGTTTTGTTTGGTGGGACAACCTATCCCCAAGGGTCAGAGTGTGCCTCTAAGCACCAGCACTGGGGGGAAACAGAGAACTTCCTGGCTATATCAAAGGTGCTGCAAGCTTACCAGTGGTGCACAGGACGGACTAACGTCCCGATTTGCTCCTCCAGATGCAGTTGGCGAGACAACCACAAGTCTTCCCAATCCCCAGAGGACCACAAGTGTTCTCTCCTCCCAAGATGTGCAAAGGCGCTGCACAGCAGCAACTGTGGTTTTCCTGCTACTTGCAGTACTGTTGTGCAGTGTTGTGGTCTGGCGGcggaggaagagaaaaga gcaCCTCTCTACAGCTTCAGGAGCCCAGCTGGGAACTGATGCCTGCCCCTAG
- the LOC140657965 gene encoding uncharacterized protein isoform X2 gives MRGSRAAAPTFGRRAAAARAGRAPPRMRGPRGAVPTLGRRASAEGRCGGTGNKRWTKRLRKRTCFQKDTAAFCQSLLKKQRRCKPLAWQCCQGPEKSTTAKYMNFFEQTQMQLARQPQVFPIPRGPQVFSPPKMCKGAAQQQLWFSCYLQYCCAVLWSGGGGREKSTSLQLQEPSWELMPAPSPWTARPAALAPLRARPKASSCRSCLENWCTRPPHGLCDPPACPRPPCCGGTSPAPSGPS, from the exons atgcgcggctcccgAGCTGCAGCGCCGACTTTTGGTcgccgggcggcagcagcgagggcGGGGCGcgcgccaccgcgcatgcgcgggcCCCGCGGTGCAGTGCCGACGCTCGGTCGGCGGGCGTCAGCAGAAGGGCGTTGTGGTGGTACGGGAAACAAG aGATGGACCAAGAGGCTGCGGAAAAGGACGTGTTTCCAGAAGgacacagcagctttctgccAGTCCCTGCTGAAGAAGCAGAGGCGATGCAAGCCACTGGCATGGCAG TGCTGTCAAGGCCCAGAGAAGTCCACCACGGCAAAGTATATGAATTTTTTCGAACAGACTCAG ATGCAGTTGGCGAGACAACCACAAGTCTTCCCAATCCCCAGAGGACCACAAGTGTTCTCTCCTCCCAAGATGTGCAAAGGCGCTGCACAGCAGCAACTGTGGTTTTCCTGCTACTTGCAGTACTGTTGTGCAGTGTTGTGGTCTGGCGGcggaggaagagaaaaga gcaCCTCTCTACAGCTTCAGGAGCCCAGCTGGGAACTGATGCCTGCCCCTAGCCCCTGGACAGCCAGACCAGCCGCCCTGGCACCCCTGAGAGCCAGGCCCAAAGCCAGCAGCTGCCGCTCCTGCCTGGAAAACTGGTGCACCCGTCCTCCCCATGGCCTCTGCGACCCGCCAGCCTGCCCCCGGCCACCCTGCTGTGGTGGGACCAGCCCAGCGCCCTCCGGCCCCAGCTGA